A single window of Flagellimonas maritima DNA harbors:
- a CDS encoding helix-turn-helix domain-containing protein: protein MKTVQVSSLPIKDVITDIAREWDVPYTENCSIYEVLLPEKIGKGKVNGIDFNEGLGLIQYDCVFFEDTEIKFSVDKVHPLKFLFCQEGCIAHQFMNESIWHNIPQLKNAIVASSEHNGHVIQFKKNERTLLNSLELDRRKFQSKVSCELKSLGKPWNGLLNDILAKNTFYHDGFYSLELAGHFKEWSEFDNDNFIKRLYLEGLAYKILTLQIVQFQDDLRKEGNKTLLRQSELKQLLRAIDIITNQIDDLPTIESIAVQVGLNEKKLQQGFRELLGKSVNSYIREQRLLMARHLLKNTDYTLSSISSMIGYKSKSYFSKIFKVEYGLLPSEYRNKIAMRKIDLKNKL, encoded by the coding sequence ATGAAAACCGTACAGGTCAGCTCTTTGCCCATTAAAGATGTTATCACAGATATAGCCCGTGAATGGGACGTTCCGTACACCGAGAACTGTTCCATTTATGAGGTCCTGCTTCCCGAAAAAATAGGAAAAGGAAAAGTAAACGGGATAGATTTTAATGAAGGATTGGGGCTTATCCAATATGACTGCGTGTTTTTTGAGGATACCGAAATCAAGTTTTCCGTTGATAAGGTTCACCCCCTAAAATTTCTGTTCTGTCAAGAAGGTTGTATTGCGCACCAATTTATGAACGAATCCATTTGGCACAATATCCCACAGTTAAAGAATGCCATAGTGGCCAGTTCGGAACATAACGGCCATGTTATACAGTTTAAGAAAAATGAACGTACACTGTTGAACAGTCTGGAATTGGATAGAAGAAAATTTCAAAGTAAGGTGAGTTGTGAACTAAAAAGTCTGGGCAAACCCTGGAACGGGCTTTTGAACGATATTTTGGCAAAAAATACCTTTTATCATGACGGATTCTATAGTTTGGAATTAGCAGGGCATTTTAAGGAGTGGAGCGAATTTGACAATGACAATTTCATTAAAAGACTGTACCTGGAAGGACTGGCGTATAAAATCTTAACGCTCCAAATTGTACAATTCCAAGATGATCTCAGAAAAGAAGGGAACAAGACTTTACTTAGGCAATCAGAATTGAAACAGTTGTTGAGGGCAATCGATATCATTACCAACCAAATCGATGATCTGCCCACCATTGAATCCATTGCAGTGCAAGTAGGGCTGAACGAAAAAAAATTGCAACAGGGATTTAGGGAGTTATTGGGAAAATCGGTGAACAGTTACATAAGGGAACAACGTTTATTGATGGCGCGCCATCTTTTAAAGAACACTGATTATACATTGTCCAGTATATCCTCAATGATCGGCTATAAAAGTAAAAGTTATTTTTCTAAAATTTTCAAAGTCGAATATGGCCTTTTGCCTTCCGAGTACCGAAATAAGATTGCCATGAGGAAAATCGATCTAAAAAATAAACTGTAA
- a CDS encoding MOSC domain-containing protein, giving the protein MKLSDIYIYPLKSCTAQEVSPTRVLPTGIPFDRSIVAINERNQTLTGRECQRLTLISAKINGNSLHLSIEENNPLIIDLPSDEQRLIEFKLFRNKVQGLLFDKKASDWISDVLGMNLRLVYIKEHYRPITPKRGGTNNERMAYADASPIHVILKESVASLGTELNHDINPMRFRPNLIISGGKPFEEDHWETVRIGNSEFRVQQKCERCIFTTIDPITSVKDDAMEPLATLAGFRKKRNEGLTFGIYLVPLNEGLIKVGDTVQITTSNQ; this is encoded by the coding sequence ATGAAACTAAGTGATATTTATATTTATCCCTTAAAATCCTGTACAGCACAAGAAGTATCACCTACCCGAGTACTTCCCACGGGAATCCCTTTTGATAGGAGCATTGTTGCCATCAACGAGAGAAACCAAACATTGACCGGTCGCGAGTGTCAACGCCTTACACTGATATCTGCAAAAATCAACGGAAACTCTTTACACCTTTCAATTGAAGAAAACAATCCGCTCATAATTGATTTGCCGAGTGATGAACAGCGTCTGATCGAATTTAAGCTGTTCAGGAACAAAGTTCAAGGACTGTTGTTTGACAAAAAAGCGTCAGATTGGATAAGTGACGTGTTGGGGATGAATTTACGCTTGGTATATATAAAAGAGCATTATCGGCCAATAACCCCAAAACGTGGAGGAACAAACAATGAGCGAATGGCCTATGCCGACGCCTCTCCAATTCATGTCATTCTAAAAGAGTCTGTAGCGTCTCTGGGCACGGAATTGAACCATGACATTAATCCTATGCGGTTTAGACCTAACTTAATTATTAGCGGGGGTAAACCATTTGAAGAAGATCATTGGGAAACGGTTCGGATAGGTAACAGCGAATTTCGGGTTCAGCAAAAGTGTGAGCGCTGTATATTTACAACGATAGATCCCATCACGTCTGTTAAGGATGATGCAATGGAACCACTTGCTACGCTTGCAGGTTTTCGCAAAAAAAGAAATGAGGGATTGACCTTTGGTATTTATTTGGTTCCGTTAAATGAAGGACTAATTAAAGTCGGAGATACAGTTCAGATCACTACATCAAATCAATAA
- a CDS encoding FAD/NAD(P)-binding protein: MNLTDSNQKRYSLAIIGGGPRGLSALESILDQYSKNDTSIPLNILLFESRTYLGAGFVYDLEQPDTNWLNISNRGLTIPSRNEIHLRGLTIPAFKSYQDWASYDKKSDAGKTPDKFVPRSTLGKYLNERYDTIAKVLKQCDWFHVIGESVKQVDWEQDAFNIGTDGGAIYHSNEVVLTIGHQPTEHSEQILKWSEFDDQNDSVHLITQPYPISSILSSKVLQQDTNVAIRGFGLAMIDVMRALTIKMGGRFETLDESTQQLRYIKSGNEPKLMVPFSLDGLPMAPKLVNLDIDKRFMPTKAEKEDFENHLEAIAQSGATKDITFVVNAIVPIIIRLYNDLGSRAYNHNLDDDTLGNVISSWLLDEEFEHDLIVPKGQPAENTLRAFVGMATDESSVSLDFCIGHVWRHSQPTMYKALSFSKLPDEVISEIVQLDERLKRYSYGPPVASLQQLIALLEAGLISLDYVNNPNVVTTSKGWRLEKNEKSIQAKLMINSVLDAPKLLKINSPVVRHLLSQSIVHPVHSELGIETYKDGRVVVEDHNEVVPLAVLGRIAKGTLIGVDAILECFNERSELWAKGVLKRLSSQQSKEKNSMLSS; this comes from the coding sequence ATGAACCTTACTGATTCAAACCAAAAGCGATATTCGCTAGCCATAATTGGTGGAGGCCCACGAGGTCTCTCAGCGCTTGAAAGTATTCTTGACCAATATTCAAAAAATGATACTTCTATACCACTCAATATTTTGCTTTTCGAATCCAGAACTTATTTAGGAGCAGGTTTTGTATATGATTTAGAACAACCCGATACCAACTGGTTGAATATCTCGAATAGGGGTCTCACCATTCCTTCACGAAACGAAATCCATTTGAGAGGTTTGACCATACCAGCTTTTAAGTCCTATCAAGATTGGGCCAGCTATGACAAAAAAAGTGATGCTGGAAAAACTCCAGACAAATTTGTACCGCGTTCCACGCTCGGGAAATACCTAAATGAACGATATGATACTATAGCTAAAGTTTTGAAACAATGTGATTGGTTTCACGTAATTGGAGAAAGCGTGAAGCAAGTAGATTGGGAGCAAGATGCTTTTAATATTGGAACTGATGGTGGTGCTATATATCATTCAAATGAAGTTGTTCTTACGATAGGACATCAACCTACCGAGCATTCTGAGCAAATTTTAAAGTGGTCTGAGTTTGATGATCAAAATGACTCGGTACACCTTATAACACAGCCTTATCCCATAAGCAGTATTCTTTCTTCCAAAGTGTTACAACAAGATACCAATGTGGCGATAAGGGGTTTTGGTCTTGCCATGATAGATGTCATGAGGGCGCTCACGATAAAAATGGGAGGAAGATTTGAGACATTGGATGAATCTACGCAGCAATTACGCTATATAAAAAGTGGCAACGAACCTAAATTAATGGTTCCATTTTCATTGGATGGACTTCCCATGGCACCAAAACTGGTCAATCTGGATATTGATAAACGATTTATGCCTACAAAAGCCGAAAAAGAAGATTTTGAAAATCATCTTGAAGCAATTGCGCAAAGTGGAGCCACAAAAGATATTACGTTTGTGGTGAATGCCATTGTACCGATAATTATACGCCTCTATAATGATTTGGGTTCCAGAGCGTATAATCACAATTTGGATGATGATACTCTTGGAAACGTGATATCTTCTTGGTTATTGGACGAGGAGTTTGAACATGACCTAATTGTTCCCAAAGGCCAACCCGCTGAAAATACCCTTAGGGCATTTGTTGGAATGGCTACCGATGAGTCTAGTGTAAGTCTGGATTTTTGTATCGGACATGTGTGGAGACATAGCCAGCCAACAATGTACAAAGCACTGTCCTTTTCTAAACTTCCTGATGAGGTAATCTCAGAAATAGTACAATTGGATGAACGGCTCAAACGATATTCCTATGGGCCCCCTGTGGCCAGTCTGCAACAACTTATCGCTCTACTGGAAGCTGGATTAATAAGCTTGGATTACGTTAACAATCCCAATGTTGTCACCACTAGCAAAGGATGGAGATTGGAAAAAAATGAAAAATCCATACAGGCGAAATTGATGATAAATTCTGTTCTTGACGCCCCTAAACTGTTAAAAATAAACTCCCCCGTCGTTCGCCACTTATTAAGCCAATCTATAGTACATCCTGTTCACTCAGAACTTGGAATAGAAACCTACAAAGATGGAAGAGTGGTTGTAGAAGACCACAATGAGGTGGTTCCATTGGCCGTATTGGGTCGTATAGCAAAAGGAACCCTAATTGGGGTTGATGCCATTCTTGAATGTTTTAACGAAAGGTCAGAACTATGGGCTAAAGGTGTTTTGAAAAGATTATCATCACAACAATCCAAGGAAAAAAACAGTATGCTATCGTCTTAA
- a CDS encoding DASH family cryptochrome, translating into MGNILLWFKNDLRLHDNESLVEAVNSGKKILPVYIFTPSLYQELSIGFKKTDFLRFEFSKQCVLDLRRNLRNIGGNLMILVGEPQSLLPDLVREHDCDTIIAEQEFATEELNQIAAIDKALPKNCCFKFYWGRTLYHIDDIPYKIKEIPLTSKAYRINTSKKSTVREPLKIPERCNFLDIPDESWGNVPDTDSLNFNQKPDMDTPYVKGGETKALERLEHYLFETEQLSSYRWTRNRSLGMDYSSKFSPYLALGCLSPRTIYKAVKRYEKTVKKNQSTWWMVFELVWRDYFTFKLMRFQNKVYKTEGFTNKTMEFTNNQNLFDRWCAGTTGIPFVDAHMRQLNKTGFMSNRGRVNCASFLVHDYMVDWTWGASYFESKLIDYDVASNWMNWHVQAYQIWYTNPVNQALKYRAQEFIRKWIPELGSLDDRNILIPWETEVKNYPKPDKVFKKWTRAINKIKALEVDNS; encoded by the coding sequence ATGGGAAATATACTGCTATGGTTTAAAAACGATTTACGGCTCCACGACAATGAAAGTTTGGTAGAAGCCGTTAATAGTGGAAAAAAAATTCTTCCTGTTTACATTTTTACGCCATCACTTTATCAGGAACTGTCTATCGGCTTTAAGAAAACGGACTTTTTACGTTTTGAATTTTCCAAACAATGTGTACTTGATTTACGTAGGAACCTAAGGAATATTGGGGGAAATCTTATGATTTTGGTCGGAGAGCCACAATCCTTATTGCCCGATCTAGTGAGAGAACATGATTGTGATACGATAATCGCTGAACAGGAATTCGCAACAGAAGAATTAAATCAAATTGCAGCAATTGATAAAGCATTGCCAAAGAATTGTTGTTTTAAATTTTATTGGGGAAGAACACTGTACCATATTGATGATATCCCCTATAAAATCAAAGAGATTCCATTGACTTCAAAAGCGTATCGAATTAATACTTCAAAAAAATCTACGGTAAGGGAACCTCTCAAAATACCGGAGCGATGCAATTTTTTAGATATTCCTGATGAATCATGGGGTAATGTTCCAGATACCGATTCCTTGAATTTTAACCAAAAGCCGGATATGGATACACCCTATGTTAAAGGTGGTGAAACAAAGGCTTTGGAACGCCTTGAACATTATCTTTTTGAAACAGAACAGTTGAGTTCATATCGTTGGACAAGAAATCGTTCACTTGGCATGGATTACAGCTCCAAGTTCTCACCATATCTAGCATTGGGTTGTCTATCGCCCAGAACCATCTACAAAGCGGTGAAACGCTACGAAAAAACCGTAAAAAAGAATCAGAGTACTTGGTGGATGGTCTTTGAACTGGTTTGGCGCGATTACTTTACGTTTAAATTAATGCGTTTTCAGAACAAGGTATATAAAACCGAAGGCTTTACCAATAAAACCATGGAATTTACAAACAATCAAAATCTTTTTGATAGATGGTGTGCAGGGACTACAGGTATTCCATTTGTAGATGCCCATATGCGACAATTGAACAAGACAGGGTTTATGAGCAACCGTGGCAGGGTAAATTGCGCAAGTTTTTTGGTACATGATTATATGGTGGACTGGACTTGGGGCGCTTCATATTTCGAATCCAAACTTATTGATTACGATGTTGCTTCAAACTGGATGAATTGGCACGTACAGGCATATCAAATCTGGTATACCAATCCAGTCAACCAAGCACTGAAATATCGTGCACAGGAATTTATCAGAAAATGGATTCCGGAATTGGGCAGCTTGGATGATAGAAATATTCTAATCCCATGGGAAACTGAAGTGAAGAATTATCCGAAACCGGACAAGGTTTTTAAAAAGTGGACAAGGGCCATCAATAAAATAAAAGCTTTGGAGGTAGATAATTCCTAA
- a CDS encoding cryptochrome/deoxyribodipyrimidine photo-lyase family protein has product MHPNEIIDVFWFKRDLRLVDNDALNEAITSKNKLLPVYLYEPSIWQDAHYDERHYRFIFESIQDLDNDLLYETKILAVQSEVIPFFKTLSDLYQIENIFSTEETGLDITYRRDIEFQDFCFTNGIRWSQFQNNGVVRGLTDRSSWRKDWYNYMNLPQKDFETKHTNFIGHKTISDLYVRFDALQEPSKRSKFQKGGRKEALRWQSSFFEERIAFYSDYISKPELSRYGCSRLSPYFAWGNLSIREVYQKAVELKKISSYKKQLNAFMSRLRWQSHFIQKFEMEPRIEFEAFNKAFLSLEQPINDSYINAWTEGGTGYPLVDAAIRCVVQTGYINFRMRAMIVSFLTHHLFQHFTTVGPWLARQFLDFEPGIHYGQMQMQAGFTGINTVRVYNPTKNAMDHDSDAIFIKKYVPELSGLPTGLAIEPWKVTAMDSEMYGFNYGVDYPERIVNISDTRRMALQKLYGQRKSEFAQLERQRILETHTIPRN; this is encoded by the coding sequence ATGCACCCAAATGAAATCATAGATGTATTTTGGTTCAAGCGCGATTTGCGTTTGGTGGACAACGATGCACTGAATGAGGCAATAACTTCAAAAAACAAGCTTCTTCCGGTCTATCTATACGAACCATCCATTTGGCAGGATGCACATTATGACGAGAGACATTATCGATTCATATTTGAAAGTATTCAGGATCTTGATAATGATTTATTGTACGAAACAAAAATACTTGCCGTACAATCTGAAGTAATACCCTTTTTTAAAACTTTGTCGGACTTATATCAAATCGAAAATATTTTCAGTACCGAAGAAACAGGTTTGGATATAACGTATAGACGGGATATTGAATTTCAAGATTTTTGTTTTACCAACGGGATACGATGGTCGCAGTTTCAGAACAATGGGGTAGTACGGGGACTTACTGATCGGAGTTCTTGGCGAAAAGATTGGTACAATTACATGAATTTACCTCAAAAAGATTTTGAAACAAAGCATACAAACTTTATTGGCCATAAGACAATCAGCGATTTGTACGTTCGGTTTGACGCGTTACAGGAACCTTCTAAGCGCAGTAAGTTCCAAAAAGGAGGCCGAAAGGAAGCTTTACGATGGCAAAGCTCATTTTTTGAGGAAAGGATTGCATTTTATAGTGATTACATTTCCAAGCCTGAATTATCACGTTACGGATGCAGTAGACTCTCACCATACTTTGCTTGGGGAAATTTATCAATCCGTGAGGTCTATCAAAAAGCCGTAGAGCTCAAGAAAATCTCTTCCTATAAAAAACAGTTGAACGCTTTCATGTCAAGGTTGCGATGGCAGAGCCATTTTATTCAAAAGTTTGAGATGGAGCCGCGTATAGAATTCGAGGCCTTTAATAAAGCCTTCTTATCCTTGGAACAACCCATCAATGATTCTTATATAAATGCATGGACAGAAGGTGGCACAGGATACCCCTTGGTCGATGCTGCTATTCGTTGTGTGGTTCAGACGGGTTATATCAATTTTCGTATGCGCGCCATGATAGTTTCTTTTCTGACACATCATCTATTCCAACACTTTACAACTGTGGGCCCTTGGTTGGCCAGACAGTTCTTGGATTTTGAGCCCGGCATTCATTATGGGCAAATGCAAATGCAGGCAGGTTTTACTGGAATAAACACCGTGAGGGTTTACAACCCTACAAAAAATGCCATGGACCATGATAGCGATGCGATTTTTATAAAAAAGTATGTTCCTGAACTGTCAGGCCTTCCTACAGGATTGGCCATAGAACCTTGGAAGGTTACAGCCATGGACTCAGAAATGTACGGCTTCAATTATGGGGTGGATTATCCAGAGCGCATTGTGAATATCTCTGATACAAGAAGAATGGCACTTCAAAAGCTATACGGACAACGCAAGAGCGAATTTGCCCAATTGGAACGGCAACGAATATTGGAAACGCACACAATACCCAGAAATTGA
- a CDS encoding alpha/beta fold hydrolase, protein MEAIQQTEKYSYELLGNGPIKLVLIHYFGGSSDSWKRSLRKLSKKITALSVTLPGFGLHPPMDDPSIYGYAKYVNELVDSLGFGDYTLCGHSMGAKIACYAAQINIENRPKKLILIAPSLPIGEKISEEERKHISGHPDKAEAISAIRQMSSKRLRKKFLEQAVNERLAIKKGTWQWWWNEGRQEDISDRIQGLDMPTYVICAKKDPVITMESIRKDVLPYLSLPTITVFGRCGHLIPLETPRKLAKRLNKILLG, encoded by the coding sequence ATGGAAGCAATACAGCAAACCGAAAAATATAGTTATGAACTTCTTGGGAACGGCCCCATCAAATTAGTGCTCATTCATTATTTTGGGGGTTCTTCCGATAGCTGGAAACGTTCTTTGCGCAAACTATCGAAGAAAATCACAGCACTTTCGGTAACGCTGCCAGGCTTTGGCCTGCATCCGCCAATGGATGATCCATCCATTTATGGCTATGCAAAATATGTTAATGAACTGGTGGATTCACTTGGTTTTGGCGATTACACGCTCTGCGGACATTCTATGGGAGCTAAAATAGCATGTTATGCGGCTCAGATAAATATTGAAAATAGACCAAAAAAACTCATTTTGATAGCACCCTCTCTTCCAATTGGTGAAAAAATATCCGAGGAGGAAAGAAAACATATATCGGGACATCCAGATAAGGCCGAGGCTATTTCAGCAATCAGACAAATGAGCTCAAAGAGGTTAAGGAAGAAATTTCTTGAGCAAGCTGTTAACGAAAGGCTGGCCATTAAAAAAGGTACTTGGCAATGGTGGTGGAACGAAGGGAGACAGGAGGATATATCTGATAGAATACAAGGATTGGATATGCCCACCTACGTGATCTGTGCAAAGAAAGACCCCGTTATAACCATGGAAAGCATAAGAAAAGATGTGCTCCCATACCTATCCTTACCAACAATCACGGTTTTTGGAAGGTGCGGTCATTTAATCCCGCTGGAAACTCCCAGAAAATTGGCAAAGAGACTCAATAAAATTCTACTTGGATAG
- a CDS encoding DUF3253 domain-containing protein codes for MESDFDRVKNQHLAYAEARGHNATYCPSEVAISCFPMNWREKMEFVREVADELVLEGLIVVKQKGKIITIMASDARGPIRLQKKME; via the coding sequence ATGGAAAGTGACTTTGATCGAGTTAAAAACCAACACTTGGCCTATGCGGAGGCAAGGGGACATAATGCAACATATTGTCCTTCCGAAGTGGCAATAAGCTGCTTTCCTATGAATTGGAGGGAAAAAATGGAATTTGTTCGTGAGGTTGCGGACGAACTTGTTCTAGAGGGGCTCATCGTAGTCAAACAGAAAGGTAAAATCATTACCATAATGGCTAGTGACGCTAGAGGCCCGATAAGACTCCAAAAAAAGATGGAATAG
- a CDS encoding DUF1989 domain-containing protein, with amino-acid sequence MEVCTIEPKSGTALQLNKGQSLKVICPHGEQVADMTAYNATDFKECLSNGKTFDYEETLRLTVGNMLFSNLSNPMLDIIEDTCGIHDFLLAPCCENTMKHFYNIVQDHPSCLDNLYIALKKYEVEKWAIPTAFNIFMNVELDNDRSIKVRPPKAKAGDYIIFKAKMDLIIGLTACSAKDSNGNSFKAIEYQILD; translated from the coding sequence ATGGAAGTCTGTACTATTGAACCAAAGTCGGGTACCGCTCTTCAGCTAAACAAGGGCCAGAGCCTGAAGGTTATCTGTCCACACGGAGAACAGGTCGCCGATATGACCGCTTACAATGCCACTGACTTTAAAGAATGCTTAAGCAATGGGAAGACTTTTGACTATGAAGAGACCCTGCGTTTGACGGTCGGCAATATGTTGTTCAGCAACTTGAGCAACCCAATGTTGGATATCATTGAAGATACCTGCGGCATTCATGACTTTCTTTTGGCACCATGCTGTGAGAACACCATGAAACACTTCTACAATATTGTACAGGACCATCCAAGCTGTCTTGATAACCTATACATTGCACTCAAGAAATATGAGGTCGAAAAATGGGCAATACCCACAGCATTCAATATCTTTATGAACGTAGAACTTGATAATGACCGTTCAATCAAAGTAAGACCTCCCAAAGCCAAGGCTGGAGATTATATTATTTTCAAGGCAAAAATGGATTTAATTATAGGTCTTACGGCCTGTTCGGCAAAGGATTCCAATGGAAATTCTTTTAAGGCTATTGAATATCAAATTCTTGACTAG
- the gntA gene encoding guanitoxin biosynthesis heme-dependent pre-guanitoxin N-hydroxylase GntA, translating to MNDKLANNINDVATIDRILEEDRYHAYLLHDDLKSKKYKKFWNCHLRFRNFILQEGYPCIGAQTAMNAKSYAMGIFDTMGATQTVEDLAIGLNKYIEEMSERPSDFFTYIAIFKEQPLQTEMEFEKSLWEILGKLNVEDSKNHDWSPEVDDDPSSPNFSFSFANKAFYIVGMHPHSSRTSRRIGMTAMAFNLHSQFENLRKKGRYQRIKNVIRNNELSFSGSINPMLNDFGEGLEAPQYSGRKVDQNWKCPFLNHK from the coding sequence ATGAACGATAAATTAGCTAACAATATTAATGACGTTGCAACTATTGATCGTATTTTGGAGGAGGATAGATATCACGCCTACTTGCTTCATGATGACTTGAAATCAAAGAAATACAAGAAGTTTTGGAATTGTCATCTAAGGTTTCGGAATTTTATTTTGCAGGAAGGCTATCCATGTATAGGCGCGCAAACGGCAATGAACGCAAAATCTTATGCTATGGGGATCTTTGATACTATGGGCGCGACCCAAACGGTCGAGGATTTAGCGATCGGCCTTAATAAATACATCGAGGAAATGAGCGAAAGACCCAGTGATTTTTTTACCTATATCGCTATATTCAAGGAACAGCCCTTGCAAACTGAGATGGAGTTTGAAAAGAGCCTGTGGGAAATTCTTGGAAAACTAAACGTTGAGGACAGTAAAAATCACGATTGGTCTCCAGAGGTCGATGATGACCCATCAAGCCCGAATTTTTCTTTTTCATTTGCGAACAAGGCGTTTTATATTGTTGGGATGCACCCGCACAGTTCAAGAACATCAAGACGTATCGGTATGACCGCAATGGCATTCAACCTCCATAGTCAGTTTGAAAATCTTCGAAAAAAGGGAAGGTATCAACGTATCAAGAATGTCATCAGAAATAATGAACTTTCTTTTAGCGGTAGTATCAATCCGATGCTGAATGATTTTGGGGAAGGGTTGGAGGCCCCCCAATATTCTGGAAGGAAAGTAGACCAGAATTGGAAATGTCCTTTTTTAAACCATAAATAA